The nucleotide window CTCGCTGAGGCACAGTCGTGCGCTGGGATGCAGGGTAATCTGGGTGTGCTGGTTTAACGTAGATTCGTGGTAGAGAATCAGCGGTTCTGGCAAGAACTCTAGGCTACCGCCTGCGCCAACTTGAAGGATATAGTCCACCGTTGCCGGTCTGTCAGATGTGGGCATTCGATGGACTTTGGTAGCAGCTTGATCGGTGAGATAAAGATGGGCTTGGGCATCCACCTGGACACCAATACGAAAGCGATCGCCCTCCATCAAACCCGGTGAGGTATTCATGAGATAGACATAGGCGCGATCGCTCTGTGCCTGGTCTATCTGTGCTTGATCTACCTGTGCCTGATCTACCTGCTCTTGATCTAACCGAAAGACATTGGAGACCCGAAAGGGATGGGTGGTATATTGCCGAGATACAAAGCTTTGCCGATGGCGATCGCACTGCACCCGCAGGTAGACATCAAAATCAGTGACGGCTCCTAGTCCATGGCTAGGGTGAGGGATCTGAGACTCCTGTAGGGACGGAGATCGATGGATAGATGGGTCAAGTTGATAAACCATGACTAGGCAACATCTGTTTTAGGATGATCTGAGCGGTGAAACAGGAGTTTTTCGTCAATGAAGTCCAGTACCTGCTCTAGTCCCTCGCCGGTTTTACAGTTGGTGTAGGCGATGGGCTTATGGCAACGACGTTCGGCAGCGTCGCGGCGGATCACCTCTAGATCGGCACCCACATAGGGGGCAATATCAATTTTGTTGATCACCACGAGATCTGCCTGCATAAATCCTGGCCCATTTTTGCGAGGAATATCATCCCCAGCGCCTACATCTAAGACAAAGATATAGGCATCAATCAGATCGTAGCTAAAGGTAGAGGCTAAGTTATCGCCGCCACTTTCCACAAAAATTAGATCAAGCTGGGGGTAGTTCTGTTCCAAAGCAGCGATCGCCAATAGATTCATGGTGGGATCTTCACGAATGGCTGTATGGGGACAGCTCCCGGTTTCGACGCCAACAATCCGTTCCTGGGGCAAAAATCCCTTACGCTTGAGGCGATCGGCATCTTCCTGGGTGAGCAGGTCATTGGTGACCACCGCCACCTCAATGCCCCGCTGGGTCAGCAAGGGGACTAAACATTCCAGCAGGGCGGTTTTGCCGCTGCCCACTGGGCCACCCACCCCCAACCGCGCTACAGATGGTTTCATAGTCATTCCTATCCGTCGTTTCTATCGAAACATGTACAGCCGTCCTAGGGGAACGGATTGAGCCGGTTCACACGTGGCCAATTGTCCATCAACGCGCACCTGAAAGGTATCCGGATCCACTTCAATGGCCGGACAAGCGTCGTTACGTACCATATCTGCTTTGGAGAGCGATCGCGTTCCTCTCACGGGCAGCAACTGCTTCTGTAAACTTAGGCGATCGGCTA belongs to Candidatus Obscuribacterales bacterium and includes:
- a CDS encoding urease accessory protein UreD, which codes for MVYQLDPSIHRSPSLQESQIPHPSHGLGAVTDFDVYLRVQCDRHRQSFVSRQYTTHPFRVSNVFRLDQEQVDQAQVDQAQIDQAQSDRAYVYLMNTSPGLMEGDRFRIGVQVDAQAHLYLTDQAATKVHRMPTSDRPATVDYILQVGAGGSLEFLPEPLILYHESTLNQHTQITLHPSARLCLSEIIVPGRLARQEYYQFNHYSSRLTVSSPDGRLILGDALRLEGQSHPFCHSPLFARQPILATLLLIYPNIEQAQLEAVLGQVCANQPAATIEASYSSLPNCNGFVIRATADCISRIKRCFDQALNAVRLLEGQSPLPEVPK
- the ureG gene encoding urease accessory protein UreG, with translation MKPSVARLGVGGPVGSGKTALLECLVPLLTQRGIEVAVVTNDLLTQEDADRLKRKGFLPQERIVGVETGSCPHTAIREDPTMNLLAIAALEQNYPQLDLIFVESGGDNLASTFSYDLIDAYIFVLDVGAGDDIPRKNGPGFMQADLVVINKIDIAPYVGADLEVIRRDAAERRCHKPIAYTNCKTGEGLEQVLDFIDEKLLFHRSDHPKTDVA
- the ureC gene encoding urease subunit alpha (ureases catalyze the hydrolysis of urea into ammonia and carbon dioxide; in Helicobacter pylori the ammonia released plays a key role in bacterial survival by neutralizing acids when colonizing the gastric mucosa; the holoenzyme is composed of 3 ureC (alpha) and 3 ureAB (gamma/beta) subunits), which produces ADRLSLQKQLLPVRGTRSLSKADMVRNDACPAIEVDPDTFQVRVDGQLATCEPAQSVPLGRLYMFR